In Aerococcus loyolae, a genomic segment contains:
- the rlmD gene encoding 23S rRNA (uracil(1939)-C(5))-methyltransferase RlmD produces the protein MKQRYPSEQLAVEVTGLSEKGLGLAQYRFPDTERGKGRKLKLQIPKALPGDKLLVTVPNARGRRRATRTYDRIIEPAPSRIGGYELNGPQIGGAPLQYMNYGDQLAYKRALTQGFLADQGFDPSLVGEVWGMDDPYHYRNKLELSFSIDGDLGFFVQGDQYQIVDWQKNILAPEIFMTLKEEVQAWQKAWNLAGYEKQSKQGLLRQLLLRQGHQSGEVMVAIFAQEESAELDQGVIEDLIQRLQVYPEIKSLMWIKNTAIADRMGADKVEVLAGRDYIRDELAGFNYRLYFDTFFQPNPLQAQRMIDLACDWADLDQDSLVIDLFCGVGSFSLPLAKRAKALVGIEIVEQSIESAKRNARDNGITNAHFIARDARHGLAEIEEEWGQADLLLLDPPRNGAGGKIMRRIGRMGLEKIIYVSCNPKTLAADLVWLRDFGYEIIKFQLIDQFPHTQHVECVVLIEKKS, from the coding sequence ATGAAGCAACGTTATCCAAGTGAACAATTAGCAGTCGAAGTGACGGGATTATCTGAGAAGGGGCTGGGCCTAGCCCAATATCGTTTTCCTGATACGGAAAGGGGCAAGGGCAGAAAGCTAAAGCTCCAGATTCCTAAGGCTCTGCCGGGGGATAAGTTATTAGTTACTGTACCCAATGCCAGAGGAAGAAGACGAGCAACGCGGACCTATGACCGGATTATTGAACCGGCACCTAGTCGAATCGGAGGCTATGAATTAAATGGTCCTCAAATTGGGGGCGCTCCCCTGCAATACATGAACTATGGCGACCAATTGGCTTATAAGCGCGCCCTCACCCAGGGCTTCTTGGCTGACCAGGGCTTTGATCCCAGCTTAGTGGGTGAGGTATGGGGAATGGACGATCCTTACCACTACCGCAATAAGCTCGAATTGAGCTTCTCCATTGACGGCGACTTGGGCTTCTTCGTTCAGGGGGACCAGTACCAGATTGTTGATTGGCAGAAGAATATTCTGGCCCCAGAAATCTTCATGACCCTAAAAGAAGAAGTTCAAGCCTGGCAAAAGGCCTGGAACTTAGCAGGTTACGAAAAACAGTCTAAGCAAGGTTTGCTCAGGCAGTTACTCTTGCGCCAAGGCCACCAAAGTGGGGAAGTCATGGTAGCAATTTTCGCCCAAGAAGAATCGGCAGAGCTTGATCAAGGCGTTATTGAAGATCTGATCCAACGTCTACAGGTTTATCCTGAAATTAAGAGCTTGATGTGGATTAAGAATACCGCCATTGCGGACCGGATGGGGGCTGACAAGGTGGAAGTCCTGGCTGGCCGTGATTATATTCGTGATGAATTGGCTGGTTTCAATTACCGACTTTACTTCGATACCTTCTTCCAACCTAACCCCCTCCAGGCCCAACGGATGATTGATTTAGCCTGTGACTGGGCCGATCTCGACCAAGATAGTCTAGTGATTGACCTTTTCTGTGGGGTAGGTAGCTTTAGTCTGCCTCTGGCTAAACGGGCCAAGGCCCTAGTGGGGATTGAGATTGTGGAACAGTCGATTGAGTCGGCTAAGCGTAATGCGCGAGATAACGGGATCACTAATGCCCACTTTATCGCTCGTGATGCCCGGCACGGTTTGGCTGAAATTGAGGAAGAATGGGGTCAGGCGGACCTGCTCTTACTTGACCCGCCCCGGAATGGTGCCGGTGGGAAAATCATGCGTCGGATCGGCCGGATGGGCTTGGAGAAGATTATCTATGTTTCTTGCAACCCCAAGACCCTAGCCGCAGATTTAGTCTGGCTTAGAGACTTCGGTTATGAGATTATTAAATTCCAATTAATCGATCAATTTCCTCATACTCAGCATGTTGAGTGCGTGGTATTGATTGAAAAGAAAAGCTGA
- a CDS encoding P-loop NTPase family protein, producing MNVITVAGLTKNFEHKTLFNDFSLTIEQNTAHAIVDPNSSGKTSLPRTLTGLY from the coding sequence ATGAATGTCATAACAGTCGCAGGTCTCACTAAGAATTTTGAGCACAAAACGCTCTTTAACGACTTTTCACTTACTATTGAGCAGAATACCGCCCACGCCATCGTCGATCCGAATAGTTCGGGTAAAACCAGTCTGCCTCGAACGCTTACTGGTCTTTATTAA
- a CDS encoding MerR family transcriptional regulator, which produces MLRGEVQKQTGLTRKAIEYYEEKGLVAPHREENGYRIYSELDLEKLHKIATLRKLGLNLNEVEDILNNEDQLAVILREKQIKSELAQRKHQLLQRLIAGASIQEINQEIATIEKSETMYERLQALFPGYFGQAFFYAYQPFMNESVQPENEVAFKEYIHYLDTLPMIHFSEEEKDWIEKMASDIDLSMLDTVNESKQAAVEAPAQWFEDNQEAVEAYLAYKESDDFKSSPLYSLNEKIRNYMQNTHYYEKAIPLIRQFSPKYDTYYKKLQQANEMLKDKL; this is translated from the coding sequence ATGTTACGCGGTGAAGTGCAAAAACAAACTGGATTAACACGAAAGGCAATCGAATACTATGAAGAAAAAGGGCTGGTTGCACCCCATAGGGAAGAAAATGGCTACCGTATCTATAGTGAATTGGATCTTGAAAAATTACATAAGATTGCGACATTAAGAAAGTTAGGCTTAAATCTGAATGAAGTTGAAGATATCTTGAATAATGAGGACCAGCTTGCGGTTATCCTTCGAGAAAAACAAATAAAAAGCGAGTTAGCTCAGCGCAAGCACCAGCTGTTGCAAAGACTAATCGCTGGAGCGTCTATTCAAGAAATTAATCAGGAAATAGCCACCATTGAAAAATCTGAAACCATGTACGAGCGGTTACAAGCATTATTTCCTGGTTACTTTGGTCAGGCCTTCTTTTATGCCTATCAACCCTTTATGAATGAGTCGGTGCAGCCGGAAAATGAAGTGGCTTTCAAAGAATATATTCATTATCTGGATACCTTACCCATGATCCACTTTTCCGAAGAAGAAAAGGACTGGATTGAAAAAATGGCTTCAGACATTGACCTATCTATGTTGGACACAGTGAATGAGAGCAAGCAGGCTGCGGTTGAGGCACCCGCTCAATGGTTTGAAGACAATCAAGAAGCCGTCGAAGCATACCTGGCGTATAAAGAAAGTGATGATTTTAAAAGCAGCCCCTTATATTCGTTGAACGAAAAGATCAGGAATTATATGCAGAATACTCATTATTATGAAAAGGCGATTCCTTTAATCAGGCAGTTTAGTCCGAAGTATGATACATATTACAAGAAATTACAGCAGGCAAATGAAATGTTGAAAGATAAACTGTAA
- a CDS encoding ABC transporter ATP-binding protein: protein MNVITVEGLTKNFKNKALFHNFSLAIEQNTVHAIVGPNGSGKTSLLRILTGLYRPDQGDIQVKTDHAMLLENDYLYDDKSGLENLKLFGLYFGFEPHGYEDYAELLEIKGDLDRKVSTYSKGMKRKLSLLIIVMMQRGIIFLDEVTSGVDPISRLQIRQLIALLKDKGKTVVITSHDLDEIEKVADVVTMIKSGTLLFTKQMSDLQGESLEDLFIEEGLK from the coding sequence ATGAATGTCATTACTGTTGAAGGCCTTACGAAGAATTTTAAGAATAAGGCGCTTTTTCATAATTTTTCGCTAGCCATTGAACAGAACACTGTTCACGCCATCGTCGGTCCTAATGGTTCGGGAAAAACCAGTCTGCTCAGAATACTCACCGGGCTTTATCGACCGGACCAAGGAGATATTCAAGTTAAAACTGACCACGCCATGCTTTTAGAAAACGATTATCTTTATGATGACAAATCAGGCTTAGAAAATTTAAAGCTGTTTGGTCTTTATTTTGGCTTTGAACCTCATGGTTATGAAGATTATGCTGAATTGTTGGAAATTAAGGGTGACTTAGATCGTAAGGTGTCAACCTATTCCAAAGGGATGAAGCGTAAGCTGTCTTTATTGATTATTGTGATGATGCAACGGGGAATTATCTTCCTAGATGAAGTCACTTCCGGAGTGGATCCCATCTCTCGCTTACAAATCCGTCAGCTGATTGCCCTCTTGAAGGATAAGGGTAAGACAGTGGTCATCACCTCTCATGACCTGGATGAAATTGAAAAAGTAGCGGACGTGGTCACCATGATTAAGAGCGGCACTTTGCTCTTCACCAAGCAGATGTCAGACCTTCAAGGAGAGAGCTTGGAAGATTTGTTTATTGAGGAGGGATTGAAATGA
- a CDS encoding sensor histidine kinase — translation MYQKISIVLILHSLVVLSWAWFYHQHLLALSDWMLNLISILTLGTAYGFIVSFLSNRQKLGYQEYLQVLISFLPLIFMPIVGTPYNYLIGMVSLGMTSFYLIQHLKLDQLQQINLLPISRFMVQTFTIIFTLFLMLMIYLLDLEGTLVHLFVHMVFLIFELCLILFLMEKENTYEKLYQLYYLSDYLAQDRDEFARIIHDDLIQDIYAAKNLLTMKSPDVSYVKEVLTQLEGRTREIMNFYQNHLFENRNLEDNLASILQSIQALYPQKELKINYQVSSDLVQSLDEATIRLLCILTKELVNNVYKHSQGTYLSYQIKEASQELIVEIESDGASAENLADIQNSKRGVFLLKMLVETQSGSLNYQLNGDVLSTRVCLKGESHENLTSG, via the coding sequence ATGTATCAAAAAATCTCGATTGTTTTAATTCTACATAGTCTGGTTGTACTCTCTTGGGCTTGGTTTTATCACCAACATTTACTCGCCTTATCTGATTGGATGTTGAACTTGATTTCTATTCTGACTTTGGGAACTGCCTATGGATTTATCGTTAGCTTCTTGTCTAACCGCCAAAAACTAGGCTATCAAGAATATCTGCAAGTACTGATTTCTTTTTTACCCTTGATTTTTATGCCTATAGTCGGTACGCCTTATAATTATCTAATCGGTATGGTCAGTCTAGGCATGACCAGCTTTTATCTAATTCAGCACTTGAAGTTGGATCAGCTTCAACAAATTAATTTGTTGCCAATATCTAGATTCATGGTCCAAACTTTTACGATAATTTTCACCCTTTTCTTGATGCTCATGATTTACCTGTTAGATTTAGAGGGAACTCTAGTTCACCTATTTGTTCACATGGTTTTCTTGATTTTTGAACTTTGTTTGATTCTCTTCCTTATGGAGAAAGAAAATACCTATGAGAAGTTGTATCAACTTTATTACTTATCAGACTATCTGGCTCAAGACCGAGATGAATTTGCCCGGATCATCCATGACGACTTGATTCAAGATATTTATGCAGCCAAGAATCTGCTGACGATGAAGTCACCCGATGTGAGCTACGTTAAGGAAGTCTTGACTCAGTTGGAGGGGAGAACTCGAGAAATTATGAACTTTTACCAAAACCATCTTTTTGAAAACAGGAATTTGGAGGATAACTTGGCCAGTATCTTGCAATCAATTCAAGCACTCTACCCTCAAAAAGAGTTGAAAATCAATTATCAAGTCAGCTCGGATTTAGTGCAATCTTTGGATGAAGCGACCATTCGACTCCTATGCATCCTAACTAAGGAATTGGTGAATAATGTCTATAAGCATTCCCAGGGGACTTATTTGTCCTATCAAATCAAAGAAGCTAGCCAAGAACTGATTGTTGAAATCGAAAGTGATGGGGCCAGTGCTGAAAATCTTGCTGATATCCAAAATTCCAAACGAGGGGTCTTTTTGCTGAAGATGTTAGTGGAGACACAGAGCGGCTCTTTGAATTATCAGTTAAATGGAGATGTTTTATCTACTCGTGTTTGTTTGAAAGGAGAGAGTCATGAAAATCTTACTTCTGGATGA
- a CDS encoding response regulator transcription factor, translating to MKILLLDDHHLFGQSLKHLFEDQMEIEVCDYVDSPVALFHSLKIKTYDLLLIDINLKADLTGFDVIRKLKKDGYSLPIVVLTAYDLANYQSLGYELGVRDFINKSIEINDLVQRLQTAVHKTKIQDRPFIIDPLTSREIEILQKLVQGQTKKDVASELFISERTLYNHLTNIYSKLDATNLIEAYNKAMKIGYIVPKM from the coding sequence ATGAAAATCTTACTTCTGGATGACCATCATTTGTTCGGACAAAGTTTGAAACATTTGTTTGAGGATCAAATGGAGATAGAAGTTTGTGATTATGTTGACAGCCCAGTGGCTCTCTTCCATTCATTGAAGATTAAGACCTACGACTTACTACTGATTGATATTAATCTTAAAGCTGACTTAACAGGCTTTGATGTCATTCGTAAGCTCAAGAAAGACGGATACTCGCTTCCCATTGTTGTTCTGACAGCTTATGATCTGGCGAACTACCAAAGTCTGGGCTATGAATTGGGAGTGAGAGATTTTATCAACAAATCGATTGAGATTAATGACTTAGTTCAGCGTCTACAAACAGCAGTTCATAAAACTAAGATACAAGATCGTCCCTTCATCATTGACCCCTTAACATCTAGAGAAATTGAAATCTTACAAAAGCTCGTCCAAGGTCAAACAAAGAAAGACGTGGCGAGCGAGCTTTTTATTAGTGAACGGACGCTATATAATCACTTAACCAATATTTATAGTAAGCTGGATGCGACTAATTTGATTGAAGCTTACAATAAAGCAATGAAAATTGGCTATATTGTACCCAAAATGTAA
- a CDS encoding zinc ribbon domain-containing protein yields MFCSHCGDIFRCIKWNSRGSKATVWRCVTRVKNHTQCPARTIKEEALHRA; encoded by the coding sequence GTGTTTTGCAGTCATTGCGGCGATATCTTTCGATGCATCAAGTGGAATAGCCGGGGAAGTAAGGCAACAGTGTGGCGGTGTGTAACTCGAGTGAAGAATCATACCCAATGTCCTGCTAGAACAATCAAAGAGGAAGCGCTACATCGAGCTTAG